The sequence below is a genomic window from Streptomyces sp. NBC_00704.
CGGGCGGGCCCGGTGGGCGCCGGCGGAGGGTTCCGGTGCGGGGCGGCGGCCATGTCAGCGGTTCCGCTCCGCGTACTCCTTGGCGTGGCCGAGGGTGGCGAGGCTGTTGGTGCTCAGCGCGCTGTGCACGTAGGCGCGGGCGTCGGCGACGGTGGCGTCGGGGCCGAGGACCGCGGCGATGTTGGCGGTGTTGAGGGTGACGGTGTGCTGGGAGCCGGCCGTCGCGCCCCCGTCGGCGCTCTCCTCGAAGGTCCACATCCCGGTGTGCAGGGTCATCAGCGCCGGCAGGGTGACCTGCTTGTAGGCGATGCGGTGGTGGCCGAGGACGACCCGGTAGGACTTGGTGGTGTGCGTCGAGCCGTCCTTGGCCCGCGTGTCCATCTCCAGCTCCTGCAACCCGGGGGTGTCCTCGGCGAAGCGGACGCGGGCCACGTGCGGAAGCCGCTCGGTCCACCGCCCGGCCTCGTTGACGAAGGCGAAGGCGTCCTTGGCCGAGCCCTCGATCCGCACGGTGTCGGTGAAGGAGAAGGTCAGCTCCTGCGCGTCGGCGGCGTGGACCCGCTCGACGTTCTCCTTCAGCGCGGCCAGCTCGCTGGTGCTGTTGCGGTCCACGGCCCGCTCGATCCACAGCAGGTCGTGCGCGTCGTCGTCGACGGCCCGGTAGTCGTGCAGGAGCCGGACACGGGAGGCGCCCCCGTCGAGCGGCTCCACGATCCAGGTGCCGCCCATGGCGGCGACCGGCGGCGCCGGCACCTCCTGGCGGAAGGTGATGCGCAGGCCCTGCGGGTCCAGGACGCGGCGCGAGGTCCACGTCTTGGGCTCGCCGTTGGCGGTGGCCCAGATGCGGATGCGCTCCTCGTGCGCGCCGCCGTCCTCCCGGTCGACGAAAATCGTGGGCGGGAAGATCCGCGGCCACTCGGTCACCTCGGCGAGGAGGCGGTAGACGGCGGTGGCGGGCGCGTTGATGGTGATCTCGTGCTCGACCTCACGAGTCGTCATGACGGCTTCTCCTCGGTGGTACCGGCGGTGCGCGGGGCGGCGGGGAGCGGGGGCTCCGGGCGGTGGGACGGACGGACTCGGGGCGGTCCCGGAACCCGGAACGGGCCCAGGACAAGGGACGGGCCCAGGACAAGGGACGGGCCCAGAAGCAGGGACGGGCCTAGAAGTTGCCGAGTCCGCCGCAGACGTTGAGGGCCTGGGACGTGATGGACGCGGCGGTGTCGGAGGCCAGGTAGCCGACCAGGCCGGCGACCTCCTGGGGGGTGGAGTAGCGGCCGAGCGGGATCTTGGCCTGGAACTTCGCGAGGATCTCGTCCTCGCTGGTGTCGTAGGCCGCCGCGTAGCCCTGGCGCACCCGCTGGGCCATCGGCGTCTCCACGTAGCCGGGGCAGACGGCGTTGACGGTGATGCCGGTCGGGGCCAGCTCGTTGCCGAGCGCCTTGGTGAAGCCGACGACGCCGTGCTTGGAGGCCGAGTAGGGGGCGCCCAGGACGACGCCCTGCTTGCCCGCGGTGGAGGCGATGTTGATGATCCGGCCGCGGTCCTTGCCGCGCATGCCGCCGGTGGTCAGCACCTCGCGGGTCATCCGGAAGACGCTGTTGAGGTTGGTCTCGATGACGTCGTCCCACAGCTCGTCGGTGAGATCGGCGGTGGGGCCGCCGCCGGAGCGCCCGGCGTTGTTGACGAGGACGTCGACGGTGCCGAACGCGGCGACGGCGCTGCGCACGAACTCCTTCACGGAGTCGGCGTCGCGGACGTCGAGCCGGCAGCCGTCGACGTCCAGGCCCTCGTCGCGCAGCGCCTTCGCGGTGAGCCGCACGGACTCGGCGTCGCGCGCGCCGATGAAGACCCGGTGGCCCTGCCGGGCCAGCAGGCGGGCGGCCTCGAGGCCGATCCCGCTGGTCGCCCCGGTGACGAGGGCGACCCTCGCGGTGGTGTCGGACATGGCTGTGTGCTCCCCTCAGGCGGCCTGGACGGCGGCCAGGCGCAGTTGGGCGTTGACGGCTTCGATCAGGTCGCGCGGCGCGAGCTCGTCGCTGAGGTCGTCGTCGTCCAGGACGATGCCGTACTCGCGCTCGATGCGGCCGCCGGTCTCCAGCAGGGCGATGGACTCGTAGCCGAGCACCTCGAACGCGGTGTCCAGGATGTCTCCGCCGAGGTCGATGTCCTCGTCGGCGCCCGCGGCCTCGAGAAGGATCCGCCGGAGGTCGTCGAGGGTGAACTGCGTGCTGGCCATGGGTACTTCCTTCGGTCTCGGGGCTGGCGCCCCAGCTGATCTGTTTCGTGGTCGCGGGCACGGTGACCTGGTGTGCCGGCGGGGACGGGCGGCCCGGCGCGCGCGCCGCCCGCTCAGGCGGTCGCCTCCCACCGGTAGAAGCGCCGGGCCATGGCGTCGGCCGGGGAACGCCAGGTCGCGGGGTCGTAGGGCTCGATGAACGGCTTCAGGTCGTCGCTGATCCGCACGAAGCGCGGGTCGTCCTTGGCGCGCTGGATCAGTTCGCCGCCGTTGTCCTCGTCGAAGTCCTGCAAATGGAAGTACAGGCCGTTGAAGGCGAACAGCTGGCGCCGCCGGGTGCCCATGCGGTGCGGCATGTCCGTGGCGTCGAACTCGGCGAACAGCTTGGCGACGTCCGCACTCGAACCGGGCGCCATCCGGGCCACGATCAGCGTGCTGTGCATAGGTTCTCGCTCCTTGGCAGGGGTCCGTGTGTCGCAAGGGCGCGTGCGCGCGGTCGGCGCGGTCGCCGCGGAACCGGGCGGCCGCCCGCCCGGTGGGGGCGCGGCGGCTACGCGCCCGCGGCGCGGGTGTGCACCACGCGGTAGGTGTTGGAGTCGCGCTCGACCGTCAGCTCGGCGACGCGCTCCTCGTTGGCGCGACGGGCCTGCGGCTTGCGCTCGTCGGGCACGCCGTGGAACGCGTCGTAGCTCTCCTTGCTGTCCCACTGCGAGTACACGACGGCGAACGCGCCCTCGACGAACATGGCGCGCAGCCCCTTGAAGACGCTGTGCGAGCGGTAGCCGGGAACGTCCGCCAGCCACTGCCGGTCCTCGCCGAGGAGCTTGATCAGGTCGGCCTGGTCGGCCTCGCCGACCCGGAAGACCTCGATGGCGGTGTAGTCGTCGCGGTCCGGCGACACCTCGATGCGGCCGGCGAGATCCGGGCGGGTCTGGGTGAAGGCGATCTCGTTCTGCAGCAGCCGGATCGCCGTGGTGATCTCCCGGAAGACGGGCAGCGTGCGGTGCCTGAACTCCTCACCGG
It includes:
- a CDS encoding aromatase/cyclase — its product is MTTREVEHEITINAPATAVYRLLAEVTEWPRIFPPTIFVDREDGGAHEERIRIWATANGEPKTWTSRRVLDPQGLRITFRQEVPAPPVAAMGGTWIVEPLDGGASRVRLLHDYRAVDDDAHDLLWIERAVDRNSTSELAALKENVERVHAADAQELTFSFTDTVRIEGSAKDAFAFVNEAGRWTERLPHVARVRFAEDTPGLQELEMDTRAKDGSTHTTKSYRVVLGHHRIAYKQVTLPALMTLHTGMWTFEESADGGATAGSQHTVTLNTANIAAVLGPDATVADARAYVHSALSTNSLATLGHAKEYAERNR
- the fabG gene encoding 3-oxoacyl-ACP reductase FabG, whose amino-acid sequence is MSDTTARVALVTGATSGIGLEAARLLARQGHRVFIGARDAESVRLTAKALRDEGLDVDGCRLDVRDADSVKEFVRSAVAAFGTVDVLVNNAGRSGGGPTADLTDELWDDVIETNLNSVFRMTREVLTTGGMRGKDRGRIINIASTAGKQGVVLGAPYSASKHGVVGFTKALGNELAPTGITVNAVCPGYVETPMAQRVRQGYAAAYDTSEDEILAKFQAKIPLGRYSTPQEVAGLVGYLASDTAASITSQALNVCGGLGNF
- a CDS encoding phosphopantetheine-binding protein, with product MASTQFTLDDLRRILLEAAGADEDIDLGGDILDTAFEVLGYESIALLETGGRIEREYGIVLDDDDLSDELAPRDLIEAVNAQLRLAAVQAA
- a CDS encoding TcmI family type II polyketide cyclase, which translates into the protein MHSTLIVARMAPGSSADVAKLFAEFDATDMPHRMGTRRRQLFAFNGLYFHLQDFDEDNGGELIQRAKDDPRFVRISDDLKPFIEPYDPATWRSPADAMARRFYRWEATA
- a CDS encoding antibiotic biosynthesis monooxygenase family protein, producing the protein MPIISTEDNYLTVLNLFTTDTPEHQAQLLTEMGKIVEAAAYEGWISSTVHAGQDSPGTANLIQWRSGEDLEKRYSGEEFRHRTLPVFREITTAIRLLQNEIAFTQTRPDLAGRIEVSPDRDDYTAIEVFRVGEADQADLIKLLGEDRQWLADVPGYRSHSVFKGLRAMFVEGAFAVVYSQWDSKESYDAFHGVPDERKPQARRANEERVAELTVERDSNTYRVVHTRAAGA